TTGTTTTTGTAGGAATATTTTTTATAAAGGGATCAGATTTTATGCCACTGATTCCCAAAATAGAGTTAGGACTTTCTACTGGAAATTTAGGAGTGGCTACATTGGTTATATTTTATGCTTTTACAGGATTTGACTTACTAGCTGTAGCAGCAGAGGATATGGAAAATCCAACTAAGAATTTACCAAAAGCAATAATTTGGGTTATGGTATTCTGTTCAATTTTTTATTTATTAGTTATGATAGTTTGTATTGGACTATTAGGTCCTAAATTAGGAATGACATCTGTTCCAATAGCATCAGCAACAGCAGCAGTATTTGGAAGCTCAGGTTTTCTTTTTATTACAATTGCAACGTTAGTTTCAATAGGTGGAATAACTATAGCACTTTCTTTTATTGCTCCAAGATCAATTCAAGCTTTAGCAGATAGTAAATATGTTCCTGAATTATTTAATAAAAAGGGAAGATTTGGAACGGCAGGATTTGCAATTTTATTAACAACAGCAATAACAATAAGTTTAGCTTTGTATGGAAATTTTATTTTTTTAGCTAGTCTTACAGTTATAGCACGTTTAATTGAATTTATATCAACTGCTGGATCTGTTCTTGTTTTTAGAAAAAGAAAATTAAAAGCTCTGTATAAAATACCATTAGGACCTATTGTTCCTATAATTGCAATAGTTCTTTCAATATGGTTATTAAGTCATTCATCTTATGAGAATCTATTTTTTATAGTGATTGGACTTGTTATTGGAGCTGTACTATATATAACTTATGCAAAAAAACAAATGGAAAAACAACAATAAAAAAAGGATGTAATTCTTCAACTACATCCTTTTTTATTTATTTAAATTTATGTTCGCCATCAAGAGTTAAAATAGCGTCATATAGATCTGGTCTTCTATCTCTAAATAATCCCCAGAAAGATCTGTAATCATCAATTGCTTTTAAATCTAGTTCAGCTATAGCAAATCCTTCTGAATCTCTATCCATTTCTGAAATTTTAGCACCAGTATGATCTGCAATAAATGATGAACCATAGAATTTAACTCCCACTTCATCAACATATTCTTGTCCAGTTCTGTTAGCACATACTAATGGTGTTAAATTAGCTCCAGCATGACCTTGCATAACTCTTTGCCAGTGATCTTTTGTATCCATAGTAGGGTCACTTGGTTCTGATCCAATAGCTGTTGGATAGAATAAAATTTCAGCACCCATTAATGCCATGCATCTTGCAGATTCAGGGAACCACTGATCCCAGCATATAGCAACTCCTATTTTAGCATATTTAGTTTCCCAAACTTTAAATCCAGTATCTCCAATATTAAAATAGAATTTCTCTTGGTATCCACTTACATCATGTGGTATATGACTTTTTCTATAAATACCTAGAATTTCTCCATCAGCATCTATTATAGCAATAGAGTTATATCTTGCACCATGTTTTCTTTCATAAAAACTTATTGGAAGAACAACTTGTAACTCCTTTGCAACTTTTTTAAAATGATTAACTGCAGTATCTAACTCTAACTCTGTAGCAAACTGCATGTATTCAGCTTTTTCTTTTGCACAAAAATAAACTCTTTCAAAAAGTTCAGAAAGTAATATTATTTGAGCACCTTCTGCAGCTGCTGCTCTAACTTGCTTTTCAGCTTTTTTTATATTTTCATCAACATCCCATCCAAAAGACATTTGTATTGCTGCTACTTTTACTTTTTTCATTTTAATCCTCCTTGTTATTAAAAGCTTTTTCCATATGGCATTTGTTGAGTGATACAGTGAACACAACCACCACCAAGAATAATAGGCATTCCATCAACAGGAACCACTTTTCTATCTGGGTAAACTTTTTGAATTAATTCTAATGCTTTTTTATCAGTTTCTTTAGCATCTCCTCCAAATATAGGAACAATAACTGCTCCTGTTACAGGAAGATAGTTAATATAGCTTAGTGTTAAAAGCTGCCCATCATAATATCTAATAGGAGGTTTTTCAATTTCAATAATTTCAAAAGGCATTCCACTAGATCTATCTTTAAACTCTTTTAAAGTTTTCATATTTTCTTGAAAAATTTCATAATCAGGATCGTGTTTATCATAACAAGCTTGAATCATTATGACACCTGGCTTTACAAAACAAGCAGTATTGTCAACATGTCCATCAGTTAAGTCGCCATATAATCCAGATTTTAACCAAATAATTTGCTCTGCACCTAAGTATTCTTTTAGAAGAGTTGTAATCTGTTCTTTTGTGAAATTAGGGTTTCTAGATTGAGTGATTATTGCTGATTCTGTAGTTAAAATAGTT
This genomic window from Cetobacterium sp. NK01 contains:
- a CDS encoding APC family permease, translated to MEELTSNKLGFWSIFFLGINSIIGSGIFLLPNKAYADVGLASLIVILINAILALFLALCFAETASIFDKNGSSFVYAKEAYGNFVGFEIGIFAWFIGIVSWSAEIQGFLTALGGVYPLAVDPYYNKVFVIAIGVFLGVLNYLGVKFSKILNNLITVSKLLPLLLFVFVGIFFIKGSDFMPLIPKIELGLSTGNLGVATLVIFYAFTGFDLLAVAAEDMENPTKNLPKAIIWVMVFCSIFYLLVMIVCIGLLGPKLGMTSVPIASATAAVFGSSGFLFITIATLVSIGGITIALSFIAPRSIQALADSKYVPELFNKKGRFGTAGFAILLTTAITISLALYGNFIFLASLTVIARLIEFISTAGSVLVFRKRKLKALYKIPLGPIVPIIAIVLSIWLLSHSSYENLFFIVIGLVIGAVLYITYAKKQMEKQQ
- a CDS encoding agmatine/peptidylarginine deiminase — translated: MFGSFDKTPKELGYRMPGEWEKRRRTFMQWPVRDGKNGGTSIWPNGVDAAKVGYAHVAKTIAEFEELVMIAPAELLNEVKEMCGEKVKVLSLPIDDSWVRDNGPTFLLNDKQEVAGVKWRFNSYGEKYQPHYNDGKVPYHLGIFYDTPIFTSPLSLEGGGIHSDGQGTILTTESAIITQSRNPNFTKEQITTLLKEYLGAEQIIWLKSGLYGDLTDGHVDNTACFVKPGVIMIQACYDKHDPDYEIFQENMKTLKEFKDRSSGMPFEIIEIEKPPIRYYDGQLLTLSYINYLPVTGAVIVPIFGGDAKETDKKALELIQKVYPDRKVVPVDGMPIILGGGCVHCITQQMPYGKSF
- the aguB gene encoding N-carbamoylputrescine amidase, translating into MKKVKVAAIQMSFGWDVDENIKKAEKQVRAAAAEGAQIILLSELFERVYFCAKEKAEYMQFATELELDTAVNHFKKVAKELQVVLPISFYERKHGARYNSIAIIDADGEILGIYRKSHIPHDVSGYQEKFYFNIGDTGFKVWETKYAKIGVAICWDQWFPESARCMALMGAEILFYPTAIGSEPSDPTMDTKDHWQRVMQGHAGANLTPLVCANRTGQEYVDEVGVKFYGSSFIADHTGAKISEMDRDSEGFAIAELDLKAIDDYRSFWGLFRDRRPDLYDAILTLDGEHKFK